The following are encoded together in the Serratia sp. UGAL515B_01 genome:
- a CDS encoding MFS transporter codes for MKNRSLMIFLLFVGYVVVYIDKTVMGFALLPIEREFNLQAEQLGYITGMFFLAYSLFQIPAGWLNDRFGFKKVLCSSLLLLGGFALCFGILGFGLGLLVTFRFLSGIGHSGYPCSCAKAVVASFSLEQRTFAQSILLSSAGLAMTVGPLVAVYCLDHIGWRGSFSALGLLAFVIAACILWLVPNPPQAERAQPGATGASYKALLKSPIVLLLFVAIFCINIPSYGLMAWLPKFLVQQRGLPIGVSSLVVAAGGLGIWISSLGTGWLVGRYLQGREPQVICLSSFLSAICIWLVFTSESPLTASLCLFLSYVFLMASFVTVFTLPMKRLPAEVMGAAMGLINTGGTLGGFVAPIAMGYLITLSQDYMTTFIFLALAMVVSGLVILPLARQSRQPALNIEEYENGY; via the coding sequence ATGAAAAATCGTTCACTAATGATTTTTTTGCTGTTTGTGGGTTATGTCGTAGTTTACATTGATAAAACCGTAATGGGGTTCGCGCTGTTGCCTATCGAACGTGAGTTCAATTTGCAGGCTGAACAGTTGGGGTATATTACCGGTATGTTCTTCTTGGCCTACTCATTGTTCCAGATACCGGCTGGTTGGCTCAATGACCGTTTTGGATTCAAGAAAGTACTGTGTAGCTCATTACTATTGCTCGGCGGATTTGCGCTGTGCTTCGGCATCTTGGGATTCGGCTTGGGGCTACTGGTAACGTTTCGTTTCCTTTCCGGTATAGGCCACTCCGGCTATCCCTGCTCGTGCGCTAAAGCTGTGGTGGCGAGTTTCTCGCTTGAACAGCGTACGTTCGCGCAATCCATTCTACTTTCCTCCGCCGGGCTGGCGATGACTGTCGGGCCGCTAGTGGCGGTTTATTGCCTTGATCATATCGGTTGGCGTGGTTCCTTCTCTGCGCTTGGGCTGCTGGCATTCGTGATTGCTGCCTGTATCTTATGGCTGGTACCTAACCCGCCTCAAGCCGAACGTGCCCAGCCTGGAGCAACAGGGGCAAGCTATAAAGCCTTGTTGAAAAGCCCGATCGTATTGCTGCTATTTGTGGCGATCTTCTGCATTAACATTCCGTCTTATGGTTTGATGGCCTGGCTGCCGAAATTCCTGGTTCAGCAACGAGGGCTACCGATAGGTGTTTCCAGCCTGGTAGTGGCTGCTGGTGGTTTGGGGATTTGGATTTCCTCACTGGGTACTGGCTGGTTGGTAGGGCGTTATCTACAAGGCCGCGAGCCACAGGTGATTTGTTTGAGTTCCTTCCTTAGCGCAATCTGCATCTGGCTGGTGTTTACCAGTGAGTCACCATTGACTGCCAGTCTGTGCCTGTTCCTGAGTTATGTCTTTCTGATGGCGTCTTTTGTGACGGTTTTTACCCTGCCAATGAAACGTTTGCCTGCGGAAGTGATGGGTGCTGCGATGGGGTTGATCAACACAGGTGGCACCCTTGGGGGATTTGTTGCGCCGATTGCTATGGGCTATTTGATCACTCTAAGTCAGGACTACATGACGACCTTTATCTTTTTGGCATTGGCCATGGTGGTTTCTGGGCTGGTGATCCTGCCGCTGGCGCGCCAGTCGCGTCAACCAGCATTGAACATTGAGGAGTACGAAAATGGATATTGA
- a CDS encoding aminodeoxychorismate synthase component II, giving the protein MLLLIDNYDSFTYNLYQYFCELGAEVLVKRNDELQLTDIEKLAPQHLVISPGPCTPNEAGVSLDAIRHFAGKLPILGVCLGHQALGQAFGADVVRAREVMHGKTSSIRHINRGVFTGLNNPLTVTRYHSLVLDAATLPDCFEVTAWSQRGNEQDEIMGIRHRTLALEGVQFHPESILSEQGHQLLDNFLKN; this is encoded by the coding sequence ATGCTGCTGCTGATTGATAATTACGACTCTTTCACCTACAACCTTTATCAATACTTCTGCGAATTGGGTGCAGAAGTGTTGGTAAAACGTAATGATGAATTACAACTGACCGATATTGAAAAGTTGGCCCCCCAGCATTTAGTTATCTCCCCTGGACCTTGTACCCCAAACGAAGCGGGAGTCTCGTTGGACGCTATTCGCCATTTTGCCGGAAAACTGCCAATCCTCGGCGTTTGCCTTGGGCATCAGGCCTTAGGACAGGCGTTTGGTGCTGACGTAGTGCGTGCTCGCGAGGTTATGCACGGTAAGACGTCCAGTATCCGCCATATCAATAGGGGAGTATTCACAGGCCTGAATAACCCGCTGACGGTAACGCGTTACCACTCATTGGTACTTGATGCTGCTACTTTGCCTGATTGTTTTGAGGTAACAGCCTGGAGCCAGAGAGGCAATGAGCAGGATGAGATAATGGGTATTCGCCACCGAACGCTCGCGTTGGAGGGGGTACAATTCCATCCTGAAAGCATTCTCAGTGAACAAGGGCATCAGCTTTTGGATAATTTTCTTAAAAATTAG
- a CDS encoding MFS transporter, with product MEQGPDYLKRAVWRDPKAIALLMAASLTVMANATISPALAGLEASFSDTPNAGILTRLLVPAPSLSVVLCAPLAGIFSDRFGRRWMLLVGVILFIITGSAGLYLPSLPEIFASRLVLGVAVAIIMTAGTALIGDYFTGDQRNDFVGLQVSARNFGGFLFISLAGYAAAISPRLPFAIYGLAALFLPLMWMVITEPARATPQAKISRNSGDPAWNPFILLALACLQMMTNLIFFVLPTQLPFFFNAQGYNSAVMTGSALGVLTLTGGCTALLYARIKRVIGFFGNYTLGYAMMALGFTLISNGGNTWTIFAGTAAIGAGYATVSPNFVAIALNLVPEQRRGFAGGVLTTSIFLGQFLSPLFSTPLISALGYDETFFRLSLLLGAMATVAGIAGGRRSLRSSI from the coding sequence ATGGAACAAGGTCCGGATTATCTCAAAAGAGCCGTCTGGAGAGATCCAAAAGCTATTGCTCTTTTAATGGCGGCGAGTTTGACCGTTATGGCGAATGCAACGATCAGCCCCGCACTAGCAGGGCTTGAGGCTAGTTTTTCAGACACGCCAAACGCAGGCATTCTGACGCGCCTGCTGGTGCCTGCTCCTTCTCTGAGCGTGGTTCTATGTGCTCCGCTTGCAGGTATTTTCTCTGACCGTTTTGGGCGACGCTGGATGCTGCTGGTTGGCGTTATCCTGTTTATTATCACAGGTAGTGCCGGTCTCTACCTTCCAAGCCTGCCTGAGATTTTTGCAAGCCGCTTGGTCTTGGGCGTCGCCGTGGCGATCATTATGACAGCGGGAACAGCCCTGATTGGTGACTACTTCACCGGCGACCAACGCAATGACTTTGTGGGGTTACAGGTGTCGGCTCGCAATTTCGGAGGTTTTCTGTTTATCTCACTGGCTGGATACGCGGCAGCAATATCACCCCGCCTACCCTTCGCGATCTACGGCCTAGCGGCCCTTTTCCTGCCTCTGATGTGGATGGTCATTACCGAGCCAGCCAGAGCAACCCCTCAGGCAAAAATATCCAGGAACAGTGGAGATCCCGCATGGAACCCTTTTATTTTATTAGCTTTAGCGTGTTTGCAAATGATGACGAACCTGATCTTCTTCGTCCTGCCAACGCAGTTGCCCTTTTTCTTCAATGCACAAGGATACAATAGCGCAGTGATGACCGGCTCGGCTTTAGGTGTATTGACACTAACGGGGGGCTGTACCGCTTTACTTTATGCCCGGATAAAGCGGGTAATCGGCTTTTTTGGTAACTACACCTTAGGCTATGCCATGATGGCCCTTGGGTTTACGCTCATCAGCAATGGAGGAAATACCTGGACCATCTTTGCCGGTACTGCAGCGATCGGCGCAGGTTACGCCACGGTGTCACCAAATTTCGTCGCTATTGCACTCAACCTTGTGCCAGAACAACGCAGGGGCTTCGCTGGGGGCGTTTTGACCACATCAATATTTCTTGGTCAGTTTCTTTCCCCTTTATTCAGCACACCGTTGATTTCAGCACTAGGATATGATGAAACATTTTTTCGCCTCTCACTGCTTCTTGGTGCCATGGCTACAGTTGCGGGGATCGCAGGAGGGCGCAGATCACTGCGATCCTCCATTTAA
- the crp gene encoding cAMP-activated global transcriptional regulator CRP: protein MVLGKPQTDPTLEWFLSHCHIHKYPSKSTLIHQGEKAETLYYIVKGSVAVLIKDEEGKEMILSYLNQGDFIGELGLFEEGQERSAWVRAKTACEVAEISYKKFRQLIQVNPDILMRLSAQMASRLQVTSEKVGNLAFLDVTGRIAQTLLNLAKQPDAMTHPDGMQIKITRQEIGQIVGCSRETVGRILKMLEDQNLISAHGKTIVVYGTR, encoded by the coding sequence ATGGTTCTCGGCAAACCGCAAACAGACCCGACTCTTGAATGGTTCCTGTCTCATTGCCATATCCACAAATATCCATCAAAGAGTACGCTGATTCACCAAGGTGAAAAGGCCGAAACGCTTTACTACATCGTAAAAGGCTCCGTCGCGGTGCTGATTAAAGATGAAGAAGGCAAAGAGATGATTCTGTCTTACCTTAACCAAGGGGATTTCATCGGCGAGCTAGGATTATTTGAAGAAGGCCAAGAGCGTAGTGCTTGGGTAAGAGCAAAAACGGCTTGTGAAGTAGCTGAAATTTCTTACAAAAAATTCCGCCAACTGATCCAGGTTAATCCGGATATTCTGATGCGTCTTTCCGCACAGATGGCAAGCCGTCTACAAGTCACCTCAGAGAAAGTGGGTAACCTCGCTTTCCTTGACGTCACTGGGCGCATCGCGCAAACATTGTTGAATCTGGCAAAACAACCCGATGCCATGACTCATCCTGATGGTATGCAGATCAAGATCACCCGCCAAGAAATTGGCCAAATCGTCGGTTGCTCGCGTGAAACCGTCGGTCGTATTCTGAAAATGCTCGAAGATCAAAACCTGATTTCCGCTCACGGCAAAACCATTGTCGTATACGGCACTCGTTAA
- a CDS encoding aspartate aminotransferase family protein, whose product MSEKPSVNRSTFDQVILPVYAPAQFVPVEGKGSRVWDQQGKEYIDFSGGIAVTALGHCHPALVKALKQQGETLWHTSNVFTNEPALRLATKLIAATFADRVFFANSGAEANEAAFKLARHYAITRHSPYKTKIIAFNNAFHGRTLFTVSVGGQPKYSDGFGPKPADIVHVPFNDLAAVKAVMDDHTCAVVMEPIQGEGGITVAEMAFLKGVRDLCNQHQALLIFDEVQSGMGRSGKLFSYMHFGVTPDILTTAKALGGGFPVSAMLTTEEVASVMQVGTHGTTYGGNPLACAVAEAALDVINTPEVLSGIEQRHGLFVQALQKIDKKHGIFSDIRGLGLLIGAELKAEYHGKARDFLTAAAARGLMILNAGPNVIRFAPSLVVELKDIEEGMALFELAVQDVIHA is encoded by the coding sequence ATGTCCGAAAAACCCTCTGTAAATCGCAGTACCTTCGACCAGGTTATTCTACCTGTCTATGCCCCCGCTCAGTTTGTGCCGGTAGAGGGCAAGGGCAGCCGTGTATGGGATCAGCAAGGGAAGGAGTATATCGATTTTTCTGGCGGTATTGCGGTGACGGCACTGGGGCACTGTCATCCAGCCTTGGTGAAAGCGTTAAAGCAGCAGGGTGAAACCTTATGGCATACCAGCAATGTGTTCACCAATGAGCCTGCATTGCGTTTGGCCACCAAACTGATTGCAGCCACCTTTGCTGACCGCGTGTTTTTTGCCAACTCAGGGGCTGAAGCTAATGAAGCCGCATTCAAATTGGCGCGTCATTATGCTATCACTCGTCACAGCCCTTACAAAACCAAAATCATTGCCTTTAACAATGCGTTCCATGGTCGTACCCTGTTCACCGTTTCGGTGGGGGGACAGCCGAAATACTCTGATGGCTTTGGGCCTAAACCTGCTGATATTGTTCATGTTCCCTTTAACGATCTCGCAGCCGTCAAGGCTGTAATGGACGATCACACTTGTGCCGTCGTCATGGAGCCGATACAGGGGGAAGGAGGGATCACCGTCGCTGAGATGGCTTTCCTCAAAGGCGTGCGTGACTTGTGTAATCAACACCAGGCTCTGCTGATATTTGATGAAGTACAAAGCGGTATGGGCCGTAGCGGTAAGCTGTTTAGCTATATGCATTTTGGCGTTACGCCAGACATTCTGACCACAGCCAAAGCACTGGGAGGGGGATTTCCAGTGAGTGCAATGCTGACTACCGAAGAGGTCGCCTCGGTAATGCAGGTAGGTACTCATGGTACGACCTATGGGGGAAACCCGCTGGCTTGTGCGGTGGCAGAGGCTGCATTGGATGTTATCAATACGCCGGAAGTGTTAAGCGGCATCGAGCAGCGGCACGGGTTATTTGTCCAGGCTTTACAGAAAATAGACAAAAAACACGGTATTTTCAGCGATATTCGCGGCTTGGGGTTGCTTATTGGTGCAGAGTTAAAAGCGGAATATCATGGTAAAGCACGTGATTTCCTGACCGCCGCCGCCGCGCGTGGTTTGATGATCCTTAACGCCGGGCCAAATGTGATCCGCTTTGCTCCTTCGCTGGTGGTAGAGTTGAAAGATATTGAAGAGGGTATGGCACTGTTTGAACTGGCCGTGCAGGATGTGATTCACGCCTAA
- a CDS encoding OsmC family protein — MQARVKWVEGLTFLGESASGHQVLMDGNAGDKAPSPMEMVLMSVGACSAIDVVSILQKGRNDIVNCEVKLTSERREEAPRLFTHINLHFIVTGNGLTDNIVERAVNLSAEKYCSVALMLNKAASVTHTFEICEIA, encoded by the coding sequence ATGCAGGCAAGAGTGAAATGGGTTGAGGGGCTGACTTTTTTGGGGGAGTCAGCTTCTGGTCATCAGGTGTTGATGGATGGTAACGCGGGGGATAAAGCACCAAGCCCAATGGAGATGGTGTTAATGTCCGTTGGGGCGTGCAGTGCCATTGATGTGGTGTCAATTCTCCAAAAAGGCCGTAACGATATTGTTAATTGTGAGGTAAAACTGACCTCAGAACGTCGTGAAGAAGCTCCTCGTCTGTTTACCCATATCAACCTGCACTTTATTGTGACCGGTAACGGGCTGACCGATAATATTGTTGAACGAGCGGTTAATCTTTCCGCAGAGAAATACTGCTCTGTAGCGCTGATGCTGAACAAAGCCGCTAGCGTTACCCATACTTTTGAAATCTGTGAAATTGCCTGA
- a CDS encoding phosphoribulokinase, protein MSAKHPIIAVTGSSGAGTTTTSQAFRKIFQQLNIHAAQLEGDSFHHYTRPEMDAAIRKARDLGRHISYFGPEANDFGLLEQSFVEYGKNGTGRSRKYLHTYDEAVPYNQVPGTFTPWEPLPVPTDVLFYEGLHGGVVTEHIDVAKHVDLLVGVVPIVNLEWIQKLVRDTGERGHSREAVMDSVVRSMEDYINYITPQFSRTHINFQRVPTVDTSNPFAAKAIPSLDESLVVIHFRGLDQIDFPYLLAMLQGSFISHINTLVVPGGKMGLAMELIMAPLVKQLLEGKKIE, encoded by the coding sequence ATGTCTGCTAAGCACCCTATTATCGCGGTAACCGGTTCCAGCGGTGCCGGAACAACCACCACCAGCCAGGCGTTTCGCAAGATTTTCCAGCAGCTCAATATCCATGCGGCACAGCTGGAAGGTGACAGTTTCCATCACTATACTCGGCCGGAAATGGATGCAGCCATCCGTAAAGCGCGCGATCTGGGTCGCCATATCAGCTATTTCGGCCCGGAAGCCAACGATTTTGGCCTGCTTGAACAAAGTTTTGTCGAATATGGCAAAAATGGTACCGGTCGCTCACGCAAATATCTGCACACTTACGATGAAGCCGTACCCTACAATCAGGTGCCGGGAACATTCACCCCTTGGGAACCCTTACCTGTTCCAACAGATGTACTATTTTATGAAGGTCTACATGGCGGCGTAGTGACAGAACACATCGATGTGGCTAAACATGTCGACCTACTCGTTGGCGTGGTTCCTATTGTCAACCTAGAGTGGATACAGAAGCTTGTGCGTGACACGGGGGAGCGAGGTCACTCACGCGAAGCGGTAATGGACTCCGTAGTTCGTTCGATGGAGGACTACATTAACTATATTACGCCACAGTTCTCACGTACCCACATCAATTTCCAACGGGTTCCAACGGTGGACACCTCTAACCCATTTGCCGCTAAAGCGATTCCTTCACTGGATGAAAGCCTGGTGGTGATCCACTTTCGCGGCCTGGATCAGATCGATTTCCCCTACCTGTTGGCCATGCTACAGGGATCGTTTATTTCACATATCAATACGCTGGTTGTGCCGGGTGGCAAAATGGGGCTGGCAATGGAGCTGATCATGGCTCCATTGGTAAAACAGCTATTGGAAGGTAAGAAAATAGAATAG
- a CDS encoding YccS/YhfK family putative transporter yields the protein MWRRLIYHPEVNYALRQTLVLCLPVAFGLLIGNLQLGLLFSLVPACCNIAGLDTPHKRFFKRLVVGGLLFAFSSLLLQQTLLWHVPLPLLMLGMALLFGVSGEISPLHARLLPAAMVAAIFSLSTAGSVPIWHNPLLYIVGTAWYGLFTWFWFKLWKEQPMRESLSQLFTQLADYFEAKYSLLTQHIDPETALPPLLKRQQQVMDLINLLYQQLNFLPHASNLEQKRLENIFQVALDLQEHITVSLHQPEEVQKLVEQSQAEAIIRRNAQVIATRLREVADDILYHRRSQRFAMKNELAALEKVATQHADNPVGQFCYYHFSRIARLLRTQRPLYRRNIMINQSRLPFWPAVVGYLSLKSNALRNAARLGVILAVGCNLGMIFNLPKPYWILLTIMLVSQNGYNATRVRIQHRALGTVIGLVIASGLLQLQLPELATLCVMLAITLAAYLVLRKNYGLAVIGFTITAVYTLQILALNGTDFLIPRLIDTLIGCVLVFGGTIWLWPQWQSGLLRKNAHQALEYDQTALRMLLEEQEPNPIKLAYTRMQVNQAHNTLFTSLNQAMQEPGFKSDYLTDMRLWITHNQFIVEHLNAMTILAREHYMLTPKLAEEYLQSCEIALQSCQQRLEYDGPNISNSIMQLPALHPDMPITEMERHLRRILSHLGVMHTISSLAWRQRPHHGIWLKRKLRDS from the coding sequence ATGTGGCGTCGCCTGATTTATCACCCTGAAGTCAATTATGCGCTGCGGCAAACGCTGGTACTTTGCCTGCCAGTGGCTTTTGGTTTGCTGATTGGAAACCTGCAATTGGGGTTGCTGTTCTCTCTGGTTCCCGCCTGTTGCAACATCGCCGGGCTGGATACTCCCCACAAACGCTTTTTCAAGCGTCTAGTCGTTGGCGGCCTATTGTTCGCCTTCAGTAGTTTATTGCTGCAACAGACTCTGCTGTGGCATGTTCCGTTACCCTTGCTAATGTTGGGGATGGCATTGTTATTTGGCGTCAGTGGTGAAATCAGTCCACTGCACGCCCGTTTGTTGCCCGCAGCAATGGTCGCGGCCATTTTCTCACTCAGCACGGCAGGCAGCGTCCCTATATGGCATAACCCCTTGCTATATATCGTAGGCACAGCGTGGTACGGGTTATTTACCTGGTTCTGGTTCAAGCTATGGAAAGAACAACCGATGCGTGAATCTCTGAGCCAACTTTTTACGCAGTTAGCCGATTATTTTGAAGCGAAATACTCATTGCTGACTCAACACATCGATCCGGAAACCGCCCTTCCCCCTTTATTAAAACGCCAACAACAAGTGATGGATCTCATCAACCTGTTGTACCAACAACTCAATTTCTTGCCCCATGCCAGCAACCTTGAGCAAAAGCGTTTAGAAAACATATTTCAGGTCGCGCTCGATCTGCAGGAACACATTACCGTCAGCCTGCATCAGCCAGAAGAGGTACAAAAACTGGTGGAGCAGAGTCAGGCCGAAGCGATTATCCGCCGCAACGCGCAAGTTATCGCAACGCGCCTGCGCGAAGTGGCCGACGATATTCTTTATCATCGCCGCTCACAGCGTTTTGCTATGAAAAACGAGTTGGCCGCATTAGAAAAAGTGGCTACACAGCATGCCGATAATCCGGTTGGCCAATTCTGCTATTACCACTTCAGCCGGATCGCACGTCTGCTACGAACCCAGCGCCCACTCTATCGCCGTAACATTATGATCAATCAGTCGCGATTACCCTTCTGGCCCGCGGTGGTGGGCTATCTTTCGCTAAAATCCAATGCGTTGCGTAACGCTGCCCGGTTGGGGGTTATACTCGCCGTCGGCTGCAATCTGGGGATGATATTCAACCTGCCCAAACCTTATTGGATTTTGCTGACCATTATGCTGGTCAGCCAGAACGGTTACAACGCGACAAGGGTGAGGATCCAGCACCGTGCGCTTGGTACTGTGATTGGATTAGTGATTGCCTCAGGGTTGCTGCAGTTGCAACTGCCAGAGCTGGCAACGCTCTGCGTTATGCTGGCAATCACTCTCGCGGCCTATCTGGTTTTGCGTAAAAACTACGGGTTGGCAGTGATAGGCTTTACCATCACCGCCGTCTACACGTTGCAAATATTGGCTCTCAACGGCACCGATTTCCTGATACCCCGGCTAATAGATACGCTTATCGGCTGCGTACTGGTATTTGGCGGAACGATCTGGCTGTGGCCACAATGGCAAAGTGGACTACTGCGTAAAAACGCGCATCAGGCGCTGGAATATGACCAGACAGCATTACGCATGTTATTGGAAGAACAGGAACCCAACCCCATCAAATTAGCCTATACGCGGATGCAGGTTAATCAGGCTCACAACACCCTATTCACCTCTCTCAATCAGGCCATGCAGGAACCCGGGTTTAAATCAGATTATCTGACAGATATGCGGTTATGGATCACACACAACCAGTTTATTGTCGAACATCTGAATGCAATGACCATTCTGGCACGCGAGCACTATATGCTGACGCCAAAACTGGCGGAAGAATATCTGCAAAGCTGTGAGATTGCGCTGCAAAGCTGCCAACAGCGCTTGGAGTATGACGGGCCGAATATCAGCAACAGCATCATGCAGTTACCTGCCCTGCACCCGGATATGCCAATAACCGAAATGGAGCGCCACCTGCGGCGCATTCTTTCACATCTTGGCGTAATGCATACCATTTCTTCACTGGCGTGGCGCCAACGCCCACACCATGGGATTTGGCTTAAGCGCAAACTGCGTGACAGCTGA
- a CDS encoding amidohydrolase, producing the protein MDIEQLIAGVEQQVLNWRRHIHAHPELSFHEAQTADYIAEQLASFGPLTVTRPTPNSVVAELKGAAPGPCFALRADIDALPIQEENDEPFCSTRPGVMHACGHDAHSAMLLGAARVLCQLQSHLQGSVRFIFQHAEEVPPGGAQQLVELGVLNGVTMIFGLHVMPNFPTGEVALKQGVFSASSDNFDIVLQGKGGHGSMPHLCIDPIPIGAEIVTALQQIVARKLDPLNVPVLTVATFQGGDSYNVIPDSVRLAGTLRTHSREVRERVPLLVEQTVAGISQAHGASYSVNWTRGYTIGNNHPDACTIAREVIAEAVGPRALREMATPMFGSEDFSSYQEKVPGCFLFVGSGNEAIGATYGVHNPRFKLDEAALLIGVKLHVGFIRRLLMR; encoded by the coding sequence ATGGATATTGAGCAGTTGATAGCAGGTGTTGAGCAACAGGTATTGAATTGGCGCCGCCACATTCATGCCCATCCTGAATTATCATTTCATGAAGCGCAGACAGCCGATTATATCGCCGAGCAACTGGCCAGCTTTGGCCCCTTAACGGTAACCCGTCCGACCCCGAATAGCGTGGTTGCTGAATTGAAGGGGGCGGCACCGGGGCCTTGTTTTGCGTTGCGTGCTGACATCGATGCTTTGCCGATTCAGGAGGAAAACGACGAACCCTTCTGTTCGACACGACCAGGTGTGATGCATGCCTGCGGCCATGATGCGCATAGTGCAATGCTACTGGGGGCAGCCAGAGTATTATGCCAGTTGCAATCTCACTTACAGGGTTCAGTGCGTTTCATCTTCCAACATGCCGAGGAGGTTCCACCGGGAGGGGCACAGCAATTGGTGGAGCTTGGGGTATTGAATGGGGTGACGATGATCTTCGGCTTGCATGTTATGCCCAATTTCCCTACTGGTGAAGTGGCGTTAAAACAGGGCGTTTTCAGCGCTTCCAGTGATAACTTCGATATCGTACTGCAGGGGAAGGGTGGACATGGGTCGATGCCTCATTTATGTATTGATCCCATCCCTATCGGTGCGGAAATTGTCACTGCCTTGCAGCAGATTGTTGCACGTAAGCTTGATCCATTGAATGTCCCTGTCCTGACAGTGGCAACCTTCCAGGGGGGTGACAGTTATAACGTTATTCCGGACAGTGTCAGGCTAGCAGGCACCCTGCGTACTCATAGCCGGGAAGTACGCGAACGGGTACCGCTGTTGGTTGAACAAACCGTTGCAGGGATCAGCCAAGCTCATGGCGCAAGCTACAGTGTGAACTGGACGCGTGGTTATACCATCGGTAATAACCACCCAGACGCTTGTACCATCGCACGTGAGGTGATTGCTGAAGCTGTGGGGCCGCGGGCATTGCGGGAAATGGCAACGCCGATGTTTGGCAGTGAAGATTTCTCGTCCTATCAAGAGAAAGTTCCGGGATGTTTCCTGTTTGTCGGCAGTGGCAATGAAGCGATTGGTGCCACTTATGGTGTGCATAATCCACGGTTTAAGCTGGATGAAGCTGCATTACTGATCGGGGTGAAACTGCACGTCGGCTTTATTCGCCGTCTACTGATGCGCTGA
- a CDS encoding helix-turn-helix domain-containing protein, producing the protein MKVLDIGEVAQQSGVSPSTLRYYEEIGLIASVGRHGLRRQFETDVLLRLSLVALGKSAGFSLDEISGMFGKDGRPELPRANLHLKADELERQIDNLTVLKNALRHVADCPAPSHLECPKFRRLLLTAIRRQKSKAK; encoded by the coding sequence ATGAAAGTTCTGGATATCGGCGAAGTAGCGCAACAATCCGGCGTATCACCTTCGACGTTGCGTTATTACGAGGAAATAGGGTTGATCGCATCCGTTGGACGACATGGGTTGCGCCGGCAGTTTGAGACGGATGTTTTGTTGCGGCTCTCATTAGTGGCGCTCGGTAAGTCCGCAGGTTTCTCACTGGATGAGATTTCTGGAATGTTTGGCAAAGATGGCAGGCCGGAATTACCGCGCGCAAACCTACATCTCAAAGCAGACGAGCTAGAGCGTCAGATCGACAATCTCACAGTGTTGAAAAATGCTCTACGTCATGTTGCCGACTGCCCGGCCCCATCACATCTTGAATGTCCGAAATTCCGGCGTTTACTCTTGACGGCAATCCGTCGCCAAAAGAGTAAAGCGAAATAA
- a CDS encoding LysR substrate-binding domain-containing protein, translating into MGYLPKLQQLKVFQQVIRSGSIRAAARTLGQSQPAVSRTIRELEQVLETQLIIRSNQGMTLTETGRTFSLRMQLILEELQRAADEIKQLNQHSQGSVAVGCSSLLALTVLPALVEEFKQPFPQANLLIREAQISTLLPALREGRLDFAVGTFSAELPLQDLVREPLFNASFCIIARQGHPLMQATSMDELREAKLVLPETDMGYYQQLQSILGTFYQQLPHTPIRTDSVACGLNMVLEAGYLAIVARAMATPLYLQHRLVTLPIDNLPQAQYCVLYSQKSPLTITARQFLDLLRVHCQRYRW; encoded by the coding sequence ATGGGGTATTTACCAAAGTTGCAGCAACTGAAGGTTTTCCAGCAAGTGATCCGCAGCGGTAGTATTCGCGCTGCGGCGCGCACGCTTGGGCAATCTCAACCGGCAGTCAGTCGCACTATCCGCGAATTGGAGCAAGTGTTAGAAACCCAGTTAATCATTAGAAGTAACCAAGGGATGACATTGACCGAAACAGGCCGCACCTTCTCTCTACGGATGCAGTTGATTCTGGAAGAACTGCAGCGTGCCGCCGATGAGATAAAACAGTTGAACCAGCATTCACAGGGCAGCGTTGCTGTTGGATGCTCTTCTTTGCTGGCACTCACGGTACTCCCGGCACTGGTAGAGGAATTTAAACAACCGTTTCCACAGGCCAATCTGCTCATCCGTGAAGCCCAGATTTCTACATTGCTACCAGCATTACGTGAGGGGCGGCTGGATTTTGCCGTCGGCACTTTCAGCGCTGAACTCCCGTTGCAGGATTTAGTGCGCGAACCGCTATTCAACGCTTCATTTTGCATTATTGCACGCCAAGGACACCCCCTGATGCAGGCGACATCAATGGATGAACTCCGTGAAGCAAAACTCGTATTACCGGAAACCGACATGGGGTATTACCAACAACTACAATCGATACTCGGCACTTTCTACCAACAGTTGCCCCATACGCCTATACGTACAGATTCAGTGGCATGCGGGCTGAATATGGTCTTGGAAGCGGGCTATCTGGCGATAGTCGCTCGAGCAATGGCGACACCGCTCTATTTACAGCACCGACTGGTGACATTACCTATCGACAATCTGCCGCAAGCACAGTATTGCGTGCTGTACTCGCAAAAATCGCCGCTAACCATTACGGCGCGGCAATTTCTGGATTTATTACGCGTTCACTGCCAGCGCTATCGATGGTAG